atatttgacatttatatATTGGTTcgaagattttaaatattaatgtaatatggATGGTAAAAGTGTGATcatttattgagtatttcttaaaatatttaagacacgagttatttctatttcaggtaaagacaagacATTCTTGTACGGCTGACCAAAACATCACAATGATAGATGATAGGTATAGGATAgatgcatttattttcatatgatatttttaatttaaatatttatttatttttatttagttcttCATTGCGTTatttaaagatgttttaaaacacgtaagtcGACGATAgtgttttaaattgaaatttatgatgTAGGAAGTTTAAATAAAggtcacaaattttaaaatttttaatttaatatatatatatataatatgatagaaccacaaaattttaaattttatatttaataactacatttaaaatttttaatctcgactttttcttttgattttccagTGTTTGACCTTTCATAGTCGAAAAGATCGTTgactttcttttgattttaacGGTTTTTTTGGAGGGAAGCATTTTGTCCAATCGGATTTTCTATTAGGGCATCGAGTCGAATTACCCAATTGTAAtcccaaacaaaaacaaaaattcccCAAAACCCTTCTAACGATTCGATTAAACCCCACTTTCTTCCATTCCAAGCACAGGATCAAAGCTTCTCGAATGATTCTTATTTCAGGTACTTCGTCTTCAAGTTCTCGTTTCCATTGTTATCGATTTTTTATTCTCCAGCTTATCCTATTGGTTTTAAGGTATTGGGTTTGTTGTTGGGAAGCATTGCGTGCTGCTTTGCCAATTTCAATTGTTTTTCGTACTTTTTCTGTGGCGATTATCTGTGGTTTTAGTAATTCgccatttttttagtttgtttttgcttttggGTAATTGCCATACTTCAGAAGTTTGTTCCATTTAAGAATCTCTCTCAAATTATTGACTGTTCTTGCAGCTTTTAGTGGAATAATAGTTGAAGCTGCTGTTAGAAGAGATGTTGCATAACAAATCGTTTGTTAAAAAGACGAAGTCTGGGAAGGTGACGAAGGTCGGTAAATTACTAATCTTGGGTCTCGTtacttcataatttttatcttaCCATGTTTTTATGGATTTCTGTTTTCCATGACAGCAAGTGAGAGAACACTATCTTCGAGATGATATTTACTGTGGGACTTCAATTTGCAAAAGATGTGATTCTTCTGTTGCTCGCTTGAGTGCTTCTACATCCCCAATTCTAGTTCTTGACACCAATGTCGTTCTTACTCAGGTTATTTTTGGTGCAGTTTCTGTTGTTAACATTTTGCTTTCGACGTGTAGCGTTTGTATGAAATAAAGCATTTTTGCAGATTGATTTGCTAGAGAATCCTGCTATTGATGATGTGGTTATGCTATCAGTTGTGCTGGAAGAAGTTAAGAACAAGAACTTGTCTGTTTACAATAGAGTTAGAGCTCTCTGCTTTAATCCTTTGAGGAGATTCTTTGTCTTCTCCAACGAGCACCACAAGTATGTTTTTAGTTACCCTTTCATTAATATTGCCTTTGGCTCTCGTCTGTGATTGATATTGTACCGTCTaaatttgaaacatttattggatatttttcttctgtaCATTAGGGTAAGTTCACACTTGGGTTGGAGATTCCATACCTATTTACTAATACCAATCTCTAAACAAAAGCTATGAAGCCAATTAAGCAGTTGATCAATTGTGCCTTTGGTTTGAACTTCTACGTAAATTAAGCTAGTGATTTTATGCACCTTCGGTAAAACTTGAATGAAAAACCTACGTACAACTTACGGGAGCTTTCTAGAGCTGAGGCTGTTATTGTAATGGTTGATTGAACCGTGATTTAGGGTATTTGATAGAAAATGAAGCTTCAACTTTGATATTCTCAGTTTCCCTACaacctttttgtaattttttatggCATGGAGTTTAAAATCTCTATGAAACAACATGCACTTTCAGGGCCCCTAGAATTTTGAGCTTCCTTTGATGACATGGTTTTGGCAGGGATACATATGTTAAGGAGATGAGTGgagaaagtaaaaataatcGAAATGATAGAGGTATTCTTCTGAAATTACAAGATTCGATGCTCTAATGTTTGCACACTGTAGCTGGACTACATATATTTTCATCCATCCTCTCTGCCTCACTTATGCAATATTTATATCTGATGCGCATTCACATTTGTACGTTCTTACTCACATTCTAACAAGTTTTGCAGTAACTGCCAATCGTTGTATATCTGttttaataatctttttataaGCTAGTTACTGTGGGAATGCTTTCTTGTTGATTAATATCTACAACATTGTGATTTAGCAATTCGAGTGGCTACTCAGTGGTATCAGAATCATCTTGGTGGTGCTGCTCGGGTTCTACTCATAACAAATGACAGAGAGAATAGGATGAAGGCCATTGAAGAGGGAATTTATGCAGAGTCAAGTATGTTAGAAGTCTATTAAGTTTTTGGCATTGCTTCAGTATCACTTGGTGTCCACTGTATTGAATGCTTGAATGCTTatgcttccttttttttttttttttccttttttagtgTAATATAATTAGCTAACTTGGTTAGTTTGCGTTTTCTTTACAGTTGAATCATATGTTAGATCTTTGGGTCAAACTCATTTACTTGACCTGTTAGTGCATAGCGCAAACGAAGATACAATTATGGAGGAAGTTGAAGATTTGAGGCCATCCAAGAGAAAGGTTCTTTACACCGAGGTATTACAATGAATTATGCTTGACTTCATTAATTTCTGGTTAGATACCACTGTCTTAAAAAGTCTTGGGTTTATACTGTATcctcctttcctttcttttcagcATAAACCCATGTCAGAAATTACTTCTGGCTTGCATCGTGGTATATATCATCAAGGAAGGCTCCGTGTCAATCAATTCAATCCGTTTGAAGCATATGTTGGAAGTGAGAGTATTGGtgatgaaataataatttatggaCGTACCAACATGAACCGGGCTTTTGATGGTGATGTTGTGGCGGTTGAACTTCTATCTCGAGATCAGTGGCATGAAGAGAAGTCTCTGACTTTAGCAGATGAAGGtgctttaatttttatccttatgaacattttttaaatgagaaCTGTGATGTATGTGTGATCTGTAGTCATATTCTCACAAGTTATAAGAAGTTCAATGACATGGTagtttaaatgaaaatgatagaAAGGATGCCAAATGGCCTCTGAGGAAGTGACTAATGATTTTGCCTTCGTGTTTCTAACACAAGTTTCTATTTGAATTGGTGGTGGTCGGGGCCAAAGGATTAGGTTGGGAGTCAGATTCTAATGAGATAACATTTTGAATTAGATTCTGAATGAAGATGGTAGATAGGGTAGCAATTACTTCCTGAGAAGGAACTTCtctttctatctctctctctcacacacacacTGTCCAGTTATTGATGCATATTTTCTGATTGTATTATTGCAGAAGatgatgaggaagaagatgttCATCTTGTTCCTGGTAGCGCAGATGATGCCCCAAGAACTGCATTTGTACTTCAGACCTCTGATGGAGATTCTACTTCTAGTTCACCACGTCCAGCTGGACGTGTCATTGGTATTATAAAGCGTAACTGGCACTCGTAAGTTATCTTCGTACTTCGGTAGATTCTCCTGTTTCATAAGGTGATGTGTGATGTCCacatttgtatatattttttgttcatcatcatctaTATTTAGATACATTCTAGATGCATTTGTACATGTAGGTATATTTGTGTATATCAGACCATGTGCAAGATGATACTAACTTTTGTAGATAATATAGTCTGTGATTTCCCACCTAGCTTTATTATTGGTTTGTTGCATTCTTAAATCTAATGTTTTCTTAACATTCCGGTTTATTTACTTATCCAAGATCGTTGCACAGACTTCGTCTTGCAGTGGAACTGTTTGTCTTATATTGAATTATAATGCAGTTATTGTGGTTCTTTGGATCCAATGCCTATGCCTGCTGGAAGTGGCGGCGTTGCCTATGCTctatttgtttcaaaagatCGCCGGGTTCCAAAAATTAGAATCCAAACTCGCCAGCTTGAGAATCTTTTGGACAAGAGAATTATCGTAGCAGTTGATTCTTGGGACCATCTATCTAGATATCCTTCTGGCCATTATGTGCGATCTATAGGAGAAATAGGAGATCGAGATACTGAAAGTGAGGTATGCACACTTGTTATATCAACAAGAAATATTTCTGCCTCTTAATAGGCTATTTACAAAACataagagttgtaacatttaacacatgaaatgataaaatgatTGGCAACTGTTGTCTTGTACAATTCAGATTTCTAACTATTTATAAGAAAGTGAAAATTAAACCACAAGCAATACTCCTTAGTTACTAGTCAGTCTAAAATACGTGGGGGTGGGGAGGTGGAAGATCTTGTAGTGCCTTTTCTCATTCATTGAAATATTTGGACCCTTTTGAATACTTCAGGTGGTCTTAattgaaaatgatataaaCAACAGGCCGTTTTCTTCACAAGTTATGGCATGCTTGCCACCATTACCATGGTCAGTGTCTCCTGCTGATGTAGCAAACCCCATTCGACAGGATTTGCGGCACCTGAATGTTTTTAGTGTCGACCCTCCAGGTAGGTGGACAATTTTCTTACTCTATTGCCCCTgctttttccatttcttttatgtattattattCCTCGATGGTGTAGTCATGTCACTTCTGTCGAACAATAATTGGAGCCAATGATCTTTTGGTTTGTCCAGGTTGCAAAGATATCGATGATGCACTTCACTGTACAGCTCTTCCAAatggaaattttgaagttggaGTCCGTATCCTCAAATCTTTTGATGTTCTGTATGCAGTAAATGTTTATGTTACCCCCAGAATCTTAAAGATGGATTTCTAAAacacttttatattttcaaaagatttaaaatattaattgtaTCCTATGGATCATGTCATTTACTTACCCCTTTTATAGAGAagaattaaatactttttattttgattcttgaaATAGATTATTCCCAAGTATTAGGATTGAGATCCTATTGGAAAAAATCATATCAGGTTACAATTTAAATAGTTTGGTGAGTCATCCTTCAAAATAAGATTGAAAGAAGAGATGAATTTTTACAAGATGGATTTCAGAGCTGGGTTGCAGGAGCTTTGATGTCTTAGTCTCTCAAGTAAATCCTTGGAAGATGCAATATTTAGGAATGTCAATTTGAGATGCATTGAAAACTACTCCCTCACGACTGATGTTGATTCCTAGCTGTGGCCTTTCAGAGCCCCTTAGGTTCTATCTCATTTAGCTCTCTCCTCCAAATCCTTAGTGTCCACAAAGAAGCCCTCAATCTTGCATCATTTGTTTTGTTGGTATATTAGCCTTAATGTGAAAGAAGCTCAATGCATTAGGTATGCATGTCTAGATTgaaatgtaagatctcactTCATGTTAATGAGCTTCAAtcaattctcttttttctttcgttctttttgtttgttaaacCTGCATCTGCGAAATATTATATGGTTTTGAACTATGGTGCGATTGTTTCGTTGATTCCTTCCTCTCATTTTCGATGTGTAAGTAACTCTTCATCAAGTAATTTACAGTATTGAGGAATAATGGTTGTTCATTTGGTGCTTCTTTTCGTAAAGGATTTGAActccttttaaattttatcctTGAAACTAGTATTAGTCTCTACCTGTCATTTTTCCTTTGCATATCCCTGCAGTTATTAAGTGAGTAAGAGTATTGAGAAAGCAATGAGAAATTTCTTGTGAAAGGTGTAGATGAATGGGGTAGAATCTTATTTGGTCAGGTGGGAGTGGTCTCAGAAGCCTTTGGAGAGTCTTAGGCGTTGGCTATTGTTACTATGAATTAGGTCcttgccaaaaaaaaaaaaaaaactatgtaaGGAACCTAATGCTTTGTGGCACATCAACGTTAATAGGTATGGTTTGTACCTTTTTGAGTGTGTTTCAAGTTGTGGGTCTAAGAGCACTAGTAAAAACCACTAGATTGTTATTTCTTCCagattccttttttttttcttttttttttttttcctctcaatttGTTAAGTGTTCCATTGTTGGAGACTAAAAATCTAGTTtcgggaggattgttgggagggagatAAACTCTTATATTTCTATACCTTATTTTGGATAAGAGGTTGCACTTGATGGCCTCTATCATGCCTTCCTCTAATTCTACCTCTTCGTTTTCTTTGGGTTTATGTGTTGTCATTTTacagtgagagagagagaatggaagTGGCgacccttctttctctcttaaGAGACTAGCTTGTGTGCTATGGAGGAGGGATAGTCAGATTCGGAGCCCCAAGTCCATGGGGGCTTTTCTTGTATCTCATTTTTCTATAGCTTGCAGAATCTCTCTCCCCTTTGGAGCCTCTATATCCTCGTCTCCTTGGAACGTTAAGATTGTTAAGGAtaaatcaaacattcacaaagATCCTCAAAAAGGTCTAGTTCTTTACTTGACAGATTTTGCATGCAAGATTTTTGTTGGGTCTACAATGGTACATTCTTTGTACGCGGTAGACAAGGGATCTTGACCATATCTTGTGAGGTTGTCAGTTTGCTTAGTCCTTATAGAACCATTGTTTGAGCTTGTTCGGCTTATAACAAAGATTGTTGCTTTATGATAGAGGAGGTATTTTAAACCCTTTATTCGGGATAGGGGGCTGAGTTTTCTGGCAAGCTTTTTACTTTGCTGTCTTGTGTCTTATTTGGCTGAAGAGAAATAGTAGGTTTTTTAGAGGGATTAGAGAGATACTGGGAGGAGGTTTTAGAGGTTGTTAGATTCAATGCTTCTTTGTGGTATCTGTTACTCCGGCTTTTTGTAATCATCATCTTGGTCTTATGTTTTTGGTTGGAAACATTTTGTAAGCATCAATAGCTCAATAAAAGTTCAATTTCTAGAAATTGTATCTTTAACGACATTCAATTAGATATTGCTGATGTAACAAACTTTGTACACACTGGCACTGCATTGGATGACGAGGCTGCACAAAGGGGTACATCAGTTTATCTTGTTGAACGGAGAATGGACATGCTTCCAAAACCATTAACAGAAGGTCCACATTTACTATTATGTTGCATTACTTTGCACGAGGAACTATGATAGGTTTTATTCTTCTCCACTTTAGCTCAATGTGATGAAAAATCTAAATCTACAGATATATGTTCTCTTCGAGCCGATGTGGAAAGACTGGCATTTTCAGTAATTTGGGTATGTGATGCcttcattctttttgttgttaaaTATCCCTATCTATTCTGtccttttgtttcttgtaaaatttagataagagttttgttcttcagttgaaaaagaagacatattcatgcttttctttcttgataTTCACTTCCAGAAATCCTACGTTGGCTCTTTATTGCATCGAACATCGAACATTCTCTTTTATGAGACCGTCTACTTCTGTAATTTTTACTTCGATTATTTGTTTGAAACTTTGAATTCTCTGTGGTGTTATAATCAAATTAGGTTATCTTAGAAGCTGTGCTTATGTAGGAATTTTTGTACATTGGTGAATATGCTTAGACTTTAATATcgcccccccccccccccccccccccNCCCCCCCCCAACTTgtgcatttattttcaatcacTTGCCTCTGATGTTCAGGAAATGACACCTGAAGCAGATATTATTTCTACTAGCTACACAAAAAGCATCATTAAATCATGTGCTGCATTATCATATGTTGAAGCTCAAGCGAGGATGGATGACAGGTAATTTCATGTCAGTTGCAACTATTGAAGTATCTTGGAGTTTGTAATAATGccttcttcaacttttgtGGTGATCGCCCAGCGTTTTGACGTAGTTGATTGTTGATGTCTCCTATTAGACCTTACTGTCTTTTAGTTGTTTTGTTTAAGccattttattgattttataaGCAATGGATGTCTTTAAGTTCGCTGCTTCTGATCACGCAGTACCTCTTCATTGTATCTTGCAGCCTTTCTGAATAATCTACagccttttctttgttataTGCATACTATCACCGTGTTTACTTATGTTCAGAACTTTTTTGGGGTTCATTTAGACCTgaagatatttaatatttacttgcAGTCGATTGATGGATCCAATAACTAGAGATTTGAGAAATATGAATGCCTTGGCAAAGGTAAGCATGCTTTATTTACATTTGTTCTTTAAATAATCACAATGTCTCAAGCTGACTCGTGGGTCAACCTGCAGAAAATGAGGTTGAGACGAATTGAGAGAGGTGCTTTGACTCTTGCTTCAGCTGaagtcaaatttcaaattgacACTGAGACACATGACCCTCTTGATATTGGTATGTTTGGATGTCAGATTTCATTCATAGTTAGTATTTGAATGCTTGAGAAACCGGATTCTATTTACATATTAGTTGTGTGTATTAATGTCCTAAgatttccccttttctttcaaGAAGAATTCTCAAACCTTTTCATTGTCGTTGTAAAATGATTTATTCTTCCAGGTATGTATGAAATTCGAGAAGCTAACCAAATGGTAGAGGAGTTTATGCTTGCTGCTAATGTTTCGGTAGCAGAAAAAATTCTTAAGCATTTTCCGCTGTGTTCATTATTACGGTAAAGAGCTATCATAAGCATTTGCTTCTTGTTATGTCTGCCACTGCATTATATTCATGTCATGTGTGTCTCTTCCTCCCTTACCtttacctttttatttttgaggaGGGTGGGAACTTTTGGTTGTGGAATGGTGTAATGGTTGGAGCGGAGTTTTGTGCAATAAAGATTTCAGTTGTGTACTTCACACACATTTTTACAGTTAGCATATTTAAAGCAAAGCCTAATCTGGCTAGCTTGTTTGCTTGACACCTGTTGAAGAGtttgttcatttcttctccaatcaatgtgggatctcacaatccaccccccttcggagcccagcatccttgctggcataccTCCCggtatccacccccttcggggctcagcgtcctcgctagcacaccacccgatgtttggctctaataccatttgtaaccgtccaaacccactgctagcaaatattgttctctttgagttttctatttcaagtttctccttatgtttttaaaacgtgtctgctagggaaatgtttccacacccttataaagaatgtttcgttctcctccccaaccgatgtgggatctcacatatccAACTTTGTGGACAATGGTTGAGTGGTGAGATTGTTATAATAAActattactttctttttatttgcaGGCGCCATCCTACACCAACTAAAGAGATGCTTGAACCTTTGATTCGCACAGCTGTTGCTGTTGGTCTTGACTTGGATATCTCATCATCCAAAGCTCTGGCTGATTCACTTGATCGTGCTTTGGTATATCATATTGCACTGATTAGgacataatttcaaatttgtct
This sequence is a window from Cucurbita pepo subsp. pepo cultivar mu-cu-16 chromosome LG04, ASM280686v2, whole genome shotgun sequence. Protein-coding genes within it:
- the LOC111792736 gene encoding exosome complex exonuclease RRP44 homolog A-like translates to MLHNKSFVKKTKSGKVTKQVREHYLRDDIYCGTSICKRCDSSVARLSASTSPILVLDTNVVLTQIDLLENPAIDDVVMLSVVLEEVKNKNLSVYNRVRALCFNPLRRFFVFSNEHHKDTYVKEMSGESKNNRNDRAIRVATQWYQNHLGGAARVLLITNDRENRMKAIEEGIYAESIESYVRSLGQTHLLDLLVHSANEDTIMEEVEDLRPSKRKVLYTEHKPMSEITSGLHRGIYHQGRLRVNQFNPFEAYVGSESIGDEIIIYGRTNMNRAFDGDVVAVELLSRDQWHEEKSLTLADEEDDEEEDVHLVPGSADDAPRTAFVLQTSDGDSTSSSPRPAGRVIGIIKRNWHSYCGSLDPMPMPAGSGGVAYALFVSKDRRVPKIRIQTRQLENLLDKRIIVAVDSWDHLSRYPSGHYVRSIGEIGDRDTESEVVLIENDINNRPFSSQVMACLPPLPWSVSPADVANPIRQDLRHLNVFSVDPPGCKDIDDALHCTALPNGNFEVGVHIADVTNFVHTGTALDDEAAQRGTSVYLVERRMDMLPKPLTEDICSLRADVERLAFSVIWEMTPEADIISTSYTKSIIKSCAALSYVEAQARMDDSRLMDPITRDLRNMNALAKKMRLRRIERGALTLASAEVKFQIDTETHDPLDIGMYEIREANQMVEEFMLAANVSVAEKILKHFPLCSLLRRHPTPTKEMLEPLIRTAVAVGLDLDISSSKALADSLDRALGDDPYFNKLIRILATRCMTQAVYFYSGDLSPPEYQHYGLAAPLYTHFTSPIRRYTDVIVHRLLAASLGIYKLPTLFHDRLKLTTIADNLNYRHRNAQMAGRSSVELHTLIYFKKRPTDTEARIVKIRSNGFIVFVPKFGIEGPIYLSARGEKQNGEWLVDEQDQKIKRLDGSITYNVLQAVRIHMEVVEPQPNRPKLQLKLIT